The DNA sequence AAGCTTATTCGTGTCCTGTTCGCTATGCTTTCTAAGGGTCAGTGCTTTCAGCATCCTGCTCAGGCTCCGTGTTTAATTTCTGATAGTTGACTCCTCTATAAATTTCCTTTCTACTTCATTTCGCACTTACTATTATCCCACCTATTATAGGAATCTCTAAATTGTTATTAAAAATGATATACTTAAATCAGCTTCTAATGAAACTCAACTAACTCCGGGAGAGAAACTATGAAAGTCGCCGTATTCGGATTCGGAAGCCTTAACTACTATCTTAACAAATTGAACGTCCCCGAAAGGTTGGGAGGAGAACCTCCCTACGGCGGTTCAGCAATGGCGTTAGAATTTGCAAAAGCTGGATACGACACGGTTTTAGCAGACCCTAACCTTGACAAAGTTCCAGCTGAAGTCATTAAAAAGTTAGAAGATGCAGGTGTTAAACTAACCGGTGACGACGTTGACGCAGCAGAAGGTGCAGACGTAGCCATCCTGTTTACACCTTTCAGAGCTGGTATCACGTTCAAAGTAGCCGAGACGATTCTGCCTCATTTAGCAGAAAACGGCGTTATATGCACAACCTGCACAATGTCCATACTGGTACTCAACTCTTACCTTCAGAATGCCGTTTTAATGGAAGGAAGAGAAGACGTTGGCTTCTCAACCATGCACCCTGCTGCAATACCGGGGACACCTCAGCACAAGCACTACTTAATAGCAACGAACGAACTACTCAAAAGACCGATAGTTTCTGAAGAACAGATAGAAAGACTCAAAAAGTTAGCAGAAGATGCCGGCAAGAAAACTTATCTACTGCCAGCTGAATTGGTTTCCCCTGTGGGGGATATGGGAATTGTGACAACTGCAATAGCCTTTGCCGGCGCAATAGAATACTACAGAGTCGCAAGGGATGTTCTCAAAACGAGACGTTCAATGACAGAGTTTCAAATAGTTCAATCTTTGCAGGTAGTTGCCAGCCTTGTAGCAAAATACGGATTAGGCGGCTTAATAAAACTTCTAAATATTGACGCCATGAAGGATTCTCTCAAGTCCATGGTTTTAGACGAAAACATACAGAAGACCACGCTCAGCGCTTCCGAAATATTAGAAAAGCTTCCAGAAATTGCACCGGAACTCTTGAAAGAGGCAGAAACCTTTACACCTTCAGAGCCGTGCCATCCTTCAGCTCCATCACCGATGTTGCTTAACTACATGGAAGAATTGGTTGGCGATGACGTTTTGAAAGGTATATTAAGAGAAACCTGGAAGAAGTTTTATAGTGACGTATCTCAGAGAGAAGAAAGCTAATAGGGAGGATGAAATATGGCAAGCAAAAAGGAGCAATTAGAGAGCATTCTTTCCGACCTTGCAGATTCTTTAGGTTCCGACCTGTTTGGCGCTTTAATAGCCACTCCTGACGGTCAGGTTGTAGTTTCCACTGTTCTCAAAAGCTCCCTCAACGACCAGAAGTTAGCAGCTATGGCAGCAGCTGTAGTGGGAACGTCGGAAAGGCTTGCGAAGTTGGTGGAAGCAGGGGATTTTCACGATGCACTGGTAAGGTGTAGCAACGAAAACATTTTATCCAAGAAAGCAGGTAGAAGGGCAATACTGGTGTGCGTTGTAAAATCGGATGCAAACATAGGTCTTCTCAACATTGAAGTAGAAGATGCTATAGAAAGGATTATTTCCGTCTTAGGTTCCTGATGCTGGTAGAGATAACCTCTACCATACACGTTAGCAACTACTGTTCTCTGCCGGTGAAGTGTCACTTCTGTGGATTCGCAGCAGGCACTTCGCCGGAAGGTTACTTCCAGAACTTTTCACGACTATCTGAAGATGTAAAAAAAGCCGCCATATCCATTGAAAAAAGTGGAATAAAGAGAGTTAGTCTATCTGCAGGTTATGGGAATTTTTCATTAATTCTCAGAGCTTTAGAAACGGTAAAAGAACACACTAACCTGAAAGTTTTAATCAACGTAGGCGGAGACTTAGATAAACAGAAAATAAAAACGTTAAAGTCGGCCGGCGCAGATACCATCTGCTGCAACTTAGAAACTACAAATAGAGAGCTATTTCAAAAACTAAAGCCATCAGACTCTTTTGAACAACGCTTAAAAGTGTGCTTCTGGATTAAAGAAGAAGGGATAGAACTCTCTTCTGGGATTCTATTAGGTATAGGTGAAACGGAAAAAGACAGAGAAGCACATATAAAGCTCCTGAAAGAAATAGAAGCAGAAGAGATACCTATCATGAGATTCCAGCCTTACAGAGGAACACCTCTTGAGAACAAACAACCTCCTCCTATACCAACGCTAATCAACCTCATTAAAAAAGTAAAAAATGAAATTAACCCTAAACGAATCACTATTCCATTTCCCACTATTGACTACAACAATTTGATAGAAGTCATCAAGGCAGGCGCTACAAATATTGCCACCGTTATCCCTGAAAACTATCCTTTCATAGTGAAAGGAGTGGCAAAACCGGAAGCAGGAATATTAGAAAAAATCCTCCCCCTCCTCTCCTCCGCCAACATCAAAACAAACGTTAAAACGCGAGAAGCCGATGCTAAACTTTAAAAACGCTTACCTTGAATCCCTAACGGGCAACCGAAAAGGTGACAAACCTGAAGAAACAGAAAAAATCGTAGAGCTGCTCAAAAAGGGAATGTTAGGTATAGCAACGAACAACTACAAAAAATTCCTGATAGCCAAAAAAGTCGCTCAAAGCTTTGGAATAAAGAGTGTCCAACAAATAACTATTCCAACAAACTGTTTTGACCTGACTCCCATTCCAGCTCTCTCAAAAGCAACTGCCGGTAGTTTCATTTCAGACTGCGACTTCCTGTTAGCCCGCGGAAGGCTTGGCGCTCCAGGAAGCGGCGCCCTGACAGTCCTGATTCACAAAAGCGGCGCAATAGTTTCAGCCGTAACGTCCCCTCCCTCCCACATTCACAAGCTCCCCTTAGAACAAGCCTTAATAGCCAACGTATCAGCACTTTTCCAGCGGTTAGGAATGAAAAGAACCGGGAAAGGCATAACCGAAAAAACAGAAACAATCTACTCAAACGCTACATTCTTAGACCTGATACGAAAAATAGCAGAAAAAAAAGCAAAACTCTTAAAAACCTTTAAAGGAAATTCACTTTTAATAATCGGCGGCTACCTGTGGGGCGCATTCCTGCCAAAACTGCTCAAAGATAACTTTCAAGAAATCTACATCTACGACATCAACCACGACGTTCTCCAGTTATGCTCTACTATCTCAAAAGCAAAACAGCCTGAAACAGACAAATTTGACCTTATCATAGACCTTACAGGTTACGGCGGCGTAAAAGTGGAAAAAGAAAAAGCAGGCAAATTCACGGCTAAAATCACAGTGAGCGAAGAACCGTCGGCAGACAGAAAACTAAAAACCGAAAAATCCCCCCACTACCTCCTCAAACTCAAAAACCGCAACTTCAACACAAGCGGAACGATGACCCTCACCGTCAAAATCTCAAGAAATGCCGCAGATAGAGCAGAAAAAGAACTCCCCATCCTCTACGCAGTTCCACAGCTTTCCTTCTTTGAATCCCTGCTCTTTGAATTCTCATCTCCAGACTCTTTCCTGAACGCCCTCAACAATCCTATCCTGTCCGTTTCAGCCCCAAAGGGCAAAGTAAAAAGCGAAGACCTTGACGAAATCATAGAAAAAGAGGTGGGAAACCTTGAGTTTATCCTTGAAAGAGTTTGAAGAAATCGTAGAAACGCTCGCACCAAAATCGTTCATAATGGAAGGTGACTTCTATGGCTGGTTGAACTCACCGCCCAAAAAGATAGATTCTGTTGCCGTCGCCGTTGACCTGCCCTCTAATCTTATAGGTTGCTCCGTCCTCATTCTCCATCACAAACCCCTCACCGTTCCCGAAATACCCACATTCATTCTCCACACGCCCCTTGACAGGTGCAACGGCGGATGCCACGAAGCCCTTTTAAACACTTTCGGATTTAAAACCTTCCAATACATCAAAGACAGATTAGGCGTCTTCACAAAAACGCACATAACTCCAGAAGAACTGCTGAAAAAAGCAAAAGAAACCTTTAAAAACGTCCCCTTACGATACCGCTTCTTCAAAAGAGAAATCAAGAAAGTTGCCTTTTTTAGCGGTTGCGGTCTCAACTACTTCCCATTCCTGAAAGAATGCGAAAAACTAAACGTTGATGCCGTAATATCCGGCGACCTGACCCACAAGTCCTGCCAGTTCCTCCTGCACAACAGAATAAGCTTCATAGATGTCCCGCACCCGCTAACGGAAGTTTTCGGCGTAAAAAAGTTTGCAGAAAAGCTGTCAAACTACGTCAAAACAACCTTCATACCACCGGAGGTTCCATTTGACGTTTGCGTCGGCTGAATGCTTTACCCACTGCCAGATAGGAATAAAAATCCACCACCTCTCCGCCCCCTACACTCCCAACCCCTTACCGCTAAAAGTTGTTTTTGCAGGATTTTTCCCCACCGTAGAATCGGCAGAAAAGCTCTTAAAAATCAAACTACCAAAACCCCAACATACAATAAAAGGAATAAAAGTTTACGACGAAAAAACAGACCTTGAAGCAGCGTTTCTACTTGCAAGAGGCGTAAAGGATATTTTCAACGCCGAAATAGCCATCGGCTCATCTGCAGGAATAGGCAGAGGCGCCGTAGTCATAATCTACAACGAGAAAACCTACTTCCTGCGCTCTCAAGTAAGCGCAAACCTTTTAGACTCAAGTGCCGAAGAGATAAAAGAGCGCAGCCAGTCTGCTGCCGAGCTTACGGTAAAAGCCATAATTTCCCTCGTCAAACACAAAAAAATCCCCCCTTTCCTGGAGGCGCTGAATTGGATGAAGTAAAAAAGTTAGAAGAAAAGCTCAAACCCTTTGGCTCTCTCCTCCTTTTAGGTGCAGGAAGGCTCGGCTTTAGAGTATTTGAAAAGCTAATTCAGGTTCACAGAGGAGGCTTCAAAAAAATAACCGTCTTTGACGGCAGCAGAATTGACGGAAAAGACGCTTACCACCTATCAAAAGGTGCCAGAATAGGTGAAAAGAAAGTGGAATTTCTAAAAAGGCTCTATCCCGTAGAGCGAAATTACAGAATTGTAGAAACGTTCGGAGTTAACTTCTCAAAAGAACACTTCCATCTAATAAAAAACCACGATGTAATCGTCTCCACAATAGCCGGAGGAAACACACTTAACTTAGTCGCTGCCATTTCAAAGGAGGCAGAAAAACACGGCATCCCCCTAATTACAACAAACGGCGTATTTGGCTTTGGCGATGAAGAGGTAAAAGTAGAAAAACTACAAAAGGCAGGCGCAGGTCCCGCCCTCTACCTAAAAAAGCTAACCGGCGCTGAAAACGTCTTCGTCGTTGGAACGGGAAAACTGATAAAAGACGGACTCCCCATAACTTCAACCATACTTGAAAACGTTGCCGAAAAGATAGCAATACTTTCTCTTAAACTACTTTACGGGAGAAAAACATGAAAGAGCTGATAAAAGGTGCAATTGAAGGTAACTTTGAAAGCAAAAAGTCCCTCATGGAAGAAGGCAGGAAAAATCCCGAAAACCTCCTCTCCACACTCAAAACTTTAACAGACGAAGAACTCCAGCGTTTAGGAACGGAAATGAAGGCGTTTCCGTTCGGCTGTAACGTGATAGAAACCCTCGTTGATGTCGTGAGCTTGAAGCAAAGCATAGACGAAATAAAAGGCGCCTTCAGACTTACAGACCGTTTAGGCTTCACCGTCCACGTCTGCTCATACGTTGTTGCAGACTTAGCAGAAAGAGAAAACAAAACGCCCCTTGAACTTTTAAAAGAACTAAGGCAGCTAACGGACATGCCGATGGATGCAGACCACTTCGGCGCATCTGGACCTATGCGCTACCCCGAATACATCTCAAAATGCCCCGCCTACTGCTACAAAGAAGGCAAAGGATTTAACGGATGCCCGAGAGGAAGAATTCACAGAAGGCTGATAGAAAAAGAAAAACTCTACGAAAACGAAAAGGAAGGCTGGGCAGAGCTTGTCCAGTCAATAAGCGTCAGCCTAATGTCTTTCCAGAAAGAAACCTCTCATTCGGCTTCTAAGGAAGAAACTCTTTCAGTTATAAAGTTTGCAAAAGAAAGAGGCAAAGGGGTCGGCGCAATCATATGCGTAGGAAACGGCGAAGACGAGCTATTGAAAGGACTAATAGCCTGCATGGAATACGACATAGATGAAATCGTTATAGAGGGAGGACCCTACAACACGGCAGAAAACAGACCGAGAGCCTTTGGAGAAGCAATTGTTGCTGCAAGAATTCTCTCAAAAGGCAAAATTGTAGCCTCAAACGGACAGTATGAAGATGAACTGAGGTTTGGATTAAGGTGCGGACTCAACAGCGTGATAACAGGATTTCCCGGCAACCACCACGCCTACATGTCCGGTTACTATCCCGAAGAGATAACCCCCGACAAGTTCGGTCTTCCAAAAGTTGTAGAGGTAATGAACCAGGAAATCAAAAAATCCCCCTTCCCCGTCCCATCAGACAGAAAAACGATAGAAATCATAACGGCTTCTGCAAAGTTTTTAGGCTTTGAATACCTCTACCCTTCTTTTGAGTTATGCGGCATTCCTTTAGGCGACGCCCACTGGTTTTTAACTCTCTCTTCACCGCTTGGCAAAAAGGTAAAAACGAACTTCACACTCAAATCGGTGAAAGAGCTAATAACAGAAAGGAAAGTAAAAAGGCTGGGGATTTTAGGAGCAAGGTTCTTAAGCTGGGGAATTGCCCACCACCTTTCAGACGTTGTAGAAGAAGTTCACATAAGCGATAAAGACCTAAAAGCTGAAGAATCCACATTTAAAGTGCTTTCAGAAAGCCTGCCGATAAAGGTAAAAAGGCACTACGGAAGCGACGCTTCCTGCATTGAAAGTTCAGACCTTACAGTTTTAGCATCATTCATTCCAGAGCTAAAAGAAAGGTTCCGCCAGATAGAAAAAGTAATTCTTTTATAAAAGGGAAGGGGATTACTCCCTCTCCCTCAAAAATAGCTTTTTCAATACCTCAGCCGCAACGTCTTTACCGCCAAACCCAAAAGCAAGGGCAAATGCAAGTCCAAGCCCTATTGAGATAGAGAATACAACGATTTCTATAACTCTGCCGGAAACTCCAACGTAAGGTAGCGCTATAAATATAGCAGCAACGATAAACGCAGCCTTTATCAGCTTTCCTATTTCTCTGTTTTCCACTCTGCTTTCAAATATTGAGCCAAAGTAAGCACCTGCAAAAACGATGGCAGAGGCAACAACTAACTTGAAGGCTATTACCGTGAACTTGTAGGTAATTGAGTAAAGCGCCTGAGCTTCAATGTAGTGAAAAGCTTGAGAAAGACCTATCAAAACGGCAAAGGCAACAATCACGTATCTGACAAGCTCGTCAAACTTTAACTTATCGGAAGAAATTCCAACAACTTTGGCAATCTCGTCAAAGTTAAGCTCGTTAACGATTTTTGACGCAACGTCAGCTACGAACCTGCCAACGTAGTAGATAATTGCAAAGATAATTATCGCAGCTATGATTCTTGGAACGGCATTTAAAATAGAACCTATCATGGCAATGGCAGGTTTTGAAATAGCTTCTATTTGCAGAGCGTTAAGCGCAGCTATGGCAACGAACAGAAGAATCATAAGGTAAACAAAGTTGGCAACGGCACCGCTCAAATCCTCTATGCCGTATTTCTCACCAATCTCTTTAATCTGGAACGTGTCAAGGAGCGAGTGAACGAACTCTTTTGCAATCTTTGCAAAAAATCCCCCCGCCACCATTATCACAACAGCACCAATCAAGTTCGGCAGGTAAGCACCAACCTTGTTCAGAAGGTCAAGAAACGGTTGCGTCACATACTTAAGTCCTAAAACTTCTAACACTGCAACGGCAGTTACTAAAAGAATCAGGTAGTAAACCAGGTCTCCTGCACTTTTTGGCAGGTCCTTCTGCTTCTTCAACACCTCAAAGCGCTCAAAAATTGCCCTAACGCCCGCACCTGCAAGAGCAGCAATAACCCAACCGATAACTGCAATTACAACGGCTTTAACCGCAACAATTGCGTAAGGTATCACTTCCTTCCAGATGCCGTAAACCTCCATTTTCCCGCCTCCTTAAATTTTGTTAAACTATACTAAGTAGAAATATATGAAAATTTTCTCACTTTTCAAATAATTTTCTTTACATATTAATAAAATTCTTCCTCACTCAACATCGGATAATGCTTCTTATTGTATGTCCACAACTTCATCCCCCTTTTCTTAGCAGTTGCAGCAATCAAAGCATCTGCAAGCTCAACTGAATGAGATTTTCTAAACTTTCTAACAAATTCTCCTGCAAGTTCCCCGGTTTCTCTATCTATTGGAATAACAGGAATAGCTTCAAGTAACTCTCTGGTTTCTAATTCCTCTCTTTTGCGCATACCGGCAAAAATTTCAGCAATCTGAACAGGCGTTATGTAAAGTTTCCCCC is a window from the Desulfurobacterium pacificum genome containing:
- a CDS encoding H(2)-dependent methylenetetrahydromethanopterin dehydrogenase-related protein gives rise to the protein MKVAVFGFGSLNYYLNKLNVPERLGGEPPYGGSAMALEFAKAGYDTVLADPNLDKVPAEVIKKLEDAGVKLTGDDVDAAEGADVAILFTPFRAGITFKVAETILPHLAENGVICTTCTMSILVLNSYLQNAVLMEGREDVGFSTMHPAAIPGTPQHKHYLIATNELLKRPIVSEEQIERLKKLAEDAGKKTYLLPAELVSPVGDMGIVTTAIAFAGAIEYYRVARDVLKTRRSMTEFQIVQSLQVVASLVAKYGLGGLIKLLNIDAMKDSLKSMVLDENIQKTTLSASEILEKLPEIAPELLKEAETFTPSEPCHPSAPSPMLLNYMEELVGDDVLKGILRETWKKFYSDVSQREES
- a CDS encoding roadblock/LC7 domain-containing protein, whose translation is MASKKEQLESILSDLADSLGSDLFGALIATPDGQVVVSTVLKSSLNDQKLAAMAAAVVGTSERLAKLVEAGDFHDALVRCSNENILSKKAGRRAILVCVVKSDANIGLLNIEVEDAIERIISVLGS
- a CDS encoding radical SAM protein, producing the protein MLVEITSTIHVSNYCSLPVKCHFCGFAAGTSPEGYFQNFSRLSEDVKKAAISIEKSGIKRVSLSAGYGNFSLILRALETVKEHTNLKVLINVGGDLDKQKIKTLKSAGADTICCNLETTNRELFQKLKPSDSFEQRLKVCFWIKEEGIELSSGILLGIGETEKDREAHIKLLKEIEAEEIPIMRFQPYRGTPLENKQPPPIPTLINLIKKVKNEINPKRITIPFPTIDYNNLIEVIKAGATNIATVIPENYPFIVKGVAKPEAGILEKILPLLSSANIKTNVKTREADAKL
- a CDS encoding FeGP cofactor biosynthesis guanylyltransferase HcgB family protein — protein: MLNFKNAYLESLTGNRKGDKPEETEKIVELLKKGMLGIATNNYKKFLIAKKVAQSFGIKSVQQITIPTNCFDLTPIPALSKATAGSFISDCDFLLARGRLGAPGSGALTVLIHKSGAIVSAVTSPPSHIHKLPLEQALIANVSALFQRLGMKRTGKGITEKTETIYSNATFLDLIRKIAEKKAKLLKTFKGNSLLIIGGYLWGAFLPKLLKDNFQEIYIYDINHDVLQLCSTISKAKQPETDKFDLIIDLTGYGGVKVEKEKAGKFTAKITVSEEPSADRKLKTEKSPHYLLKLKNRNFNTSGTMTLTVKISRNAADRAEKELPILYAVPQLSFFESLLFEFSSPDSFLNALNNPILSVSAPKGKVKSEDLDEIIEKEVGNLEFILERV
- a CDS encoding Nif3-like dinuclear metal center hexameric protein, encoding MSLSLKEFEEIVETLAPKSFIMEGDFYGWLNSPPKKIDSVAVAVDLPSNLIGCSVLILHHKPLTVPEIPTFILHTPLDRCNGGCHEALLNTFGFKTFQYIKDRLGVFTKTHITPEELLKKAKETFKNVPLRYRFFKREIKKVAFFSGCGLNYFPFLKECEKLNVDAVISGDLTHKSCQFLLHNRISFIDVPHPLTEVFGVKKFAEKLSNYVKTTFIPPEVPFDVCVG
- a CDS encoding FeGP cofactor biosynthesis protein HcgF family protein, which encodes MTFASAECFTHCQIGIKIHHLSAPYTPNPLPLKVVFAGFFPTVESAEKLLKIKLPKPQHTIKGIKVYDEKTDLEAAFLLARGVKDIFNAEIAIGSSAGIGRGAVVIIYNEKTYFLRSQVSANLLDSSAEEIKERSQSAAELTVKAIISLVKHKKIPPFLEALNWMK
- a CDS encoding ThiF family adenylyltransferase; the protein is MDEVKKLEEKLKPFGSLLLLGAGRLGFRVFEKLIQVHRGGFKKITVFDGSRIDGKDAYHLSKGARIGEKKVEFLKRLYPVERNYRIVETFGVNFSKEHFHLIKNHDVIVSTIAGGNTLNLVAAISKEAEKHGIPLITTNGVFGFGDEEVKVEKLQKAGAGPALYLKKLTGAENVFVVGTGKLIKDGLPITSTILENVAEKIAILSLKLLYGRKT
- the hmdC gene encoding 5,10-methenyltetrahydromethanopterin hydrogenase cofactor biosynthesis protein HmdC, producing MKELIKGAIEGNFESKKSLMEEGRKNPENLLSTLKTLTDEELQRLGTEMKAFPFGCNVIETLVDVVSLKQSIDEIKGAFRLTDRLGFTVHVCSYVVADLAERENKTPLELLKELRQLTDMPMDADHFGASGPMRYPEYISKCPAYCYKEGKGFNGCPRGRIHRRLIEKEKLYENEKEGWAELVQSISVSLMSFQKETSHSASKEETLSVIKFAKERGKGVGAIICVGNGEDELLKGLIACMEYDIDEIVIEGGPYNTAENRPRAFGEAIVAARILSKGKIVASNGQYEDELRFGLRCGLNSVITGFPGNHHAYMSGYYPEEITPDKFGLPKVVEVMNQEIKKSPFPVPSDRKTIEIITASAKFLGFEYLYPSFELCGIPLGDAHWFLTLSSPLGKKVKTNFTLKSVKELITERKVKRLGILGARFLSWGIAHHLSDVVEEVHISDKDLKAEESTFKVLSESLPIKVKRHYGSDASCIESSDLTVLASFIPELKERFRQIEKVILL
- a CDS encoding mechanosensitive ion channel, translating into MEVYGIWKEVIPYAIVAVKAVVIAVIGWVIAALAGAGVRAIFERFEVLKKQKDLPKSAGDLVYYLILLVTAVAVLEVLGLKYVTQPFLDLLNKVGAYLPNLIGAVVIMVAGGFFAKIAKEFVHSLLDTFQIKEIGEKYGIEDLSGAVANFVYLMILLFVAIAALNALQIEAISKPAIAMIGSILNAVPRIIAAIIIFAIIYYVGRFVADVASKIVNELNFDEIAKVVGISSDKLKFDELVRYVIVAFAVLIGLSQAFHYIEAQALYSITYKFTVIAFKLVVASAIVFAGAYFGSIFESRVENREIGKLIKAAFIVAAIFIALPYVGVSGRVIEIVVFSISIGLGLAFALAFGFGGKDVAAEVLKKLFLRERE
- a CDS encoding type II toxin-antitoxin system VapC family toxin, yielding MIVIDTDVLIWVLRGNEEVKEKFERAIKETRGKLYITPVQIAEIFAGMRKREELETRELLEAIPVIPIDRETGELAGEFVRKFRKSHSVELADALIAATAKKRGMKLWTYNKKHYPMLSEEEFY